The DNA segment CGGGCAGCATGGGCAGGGCGCGAACGCAGGCAGTCCACTCGCGTTGAGGCGCGCGTGGCCCTTCAGCTCTCCGAGGCCGGAGAGAGCCAGCCGGCCGGCACGATGACGACCGAGAGCATCAACGTCGGCGCGGAGGGAGTGTACTGCTTCGTCCCGCAGTTCGTCGCGCCCCTGACGAAGCTCTCCGTCACGATGGAGCTTCCGCTCAAGGGGAAGCGCGGCCAGGTCAGGAACGAGGTCATGAAGGCTGAGGGCGTCGTCGTGCGCTGCCAGCCGGCCGGGGACGAGCGAGGCGGGTATCGGATCGCGTGCTTCTTCTCGGAGATCGAGCCCGAGTCGCGCGCCGTCCTCGAGGAGTATCTCCGGCAGCGGGCGGCGGGCTCGACGCGCTAGAACCTGTACGCGGCCTCCAGCAGGAACGCGCTCTCGCTCACGTCCTCGACGTAGCCGTAGCCCGCGCCCGACCGCTTGAAGCCGCCCTTCATCCATGCGATGTCGACCGCGAAGATCGTGTCGATGAGCACGCCCGCGCCCAGGGTGAAGTAGGACCTATCGCTGTCGATCTCGAGCCCGCGGTAGGCTATCGGCCGCGTCATGTAGCCCGCCCGCAGACGGAGCGGCCAGGTCGGCACGGTCACCTCCGCCCCGAGCCGAACGTCGGTGGTCGCCTCGTACGCCCTGACGCGCTCGGTCTCGTCCCCGACGTACAGGAACCCCTCGTAGGTCATCTCCGACCAGTCCGTGTACACGACGTCCGCCGCGAGCGCCACGAGGTCGTGGGGGCTGTAGGCCGCGCCGACGGCGAACGTGAAGGGAAGGGTGAGTTCGTCGGAGAAGTACGTGGTCGATGCGGA comes from the Candidatus Effluviviaceae Genus I sp. genome and includes:
- a CDS encoding PilZ domain-containing protein; its protein translation is MAEKDRAAWAGRERRQSTRVEARVALQLSEAGESQPAGTMTTESINVGAEGVYCFVPQFVAPLTKLSVTMELPLKGKRGQVRNEVMKAEGVVVRCQPAGDERGGYRIACFFSEIEPESRAVLEEYLRQRAAGSTR